Proteins from one Desulfocurvus vexinensis DSM 17965 genomic window:
- a CDS encoding BMP family protein — MKKTSLTALACALALACALALPGAALAKTIKVAGIYTQPIQQKWDARLHQALTKAAEAGEIEYVFSEKVSNTDYVRVLREYCESGVDLVVGEAFGISRDVRKVADDYPGVALLMGDSFGPYGKNMAVFDNYIHEPCYLMGMIAGSMTKNNRIGMVGGYPIGEVNRLFHAFMEGAKSVNPAVEFKVSFIGSWYDPPKAKEFAYAQIEAGVDVLYAERAGVVDAAREKGIIAFGNVNDMNKEENGTDVVVTSALWDMTAAIGHAIERVKAGTFAAEDYREWTMMAKGGAALAPYYEFDERIPAGVKAEVEKIKAAILAGEMVITINDEEPKSTF; from the coding sequence ATGAAGAAGACTTCCCTGACCGCCCTGGCCTGTGCCCTGGCGCTGGCCTGCGCCCTGGCCCTGCCCGGGGCCGCCCTGGCCAAGACCATCAAGGTCGCCGGCATCTACACCCAGCCCATCCAGCAGAAATGGGACGCCCGCCTGCACCAGGCCCTGACCAAGGCCGCCGAGGCCGGGGAGATCGAGTACGTGTTCTCCGAGAAGGTCTCCAACACCGATTACGTGCGCGTGCTGCGCGAGTATTGCGAGTCGGGCGTGGACCTGGTGGTCGGCGAGGCCTTCGGCATCAGCCGCGACGTGCGCAAGGTCGCCGACGACTACCCCGGCGTGGCCCTGCTCATGGGCGACTCTTTCGGGCCCTACGGCAAGAACATGGCCGTGTTCGACAACTACATCCACGAGCCCTGCTACCTCATGGGCATGATCGCCGGGTCCATGACCAAGAACAACCGCATCGGCATGGTCGGCGGCTACCCCATCGGCGAGGTCAACCGCCTGTTCCACGCCTTCATGGAGGGAGCGAAGTCCGTGAACCCCGCCGTGGAGTTCAAGGTCTCCTTCATCGGCTCCTGGTATGACCCGCCCAAGGCCAAGGAGTTCGCCTACGCCCAGATCGAGGCCGGGGTGGACGTGCTCTACGCCGAGCGCGCGGGCGTGGTGGACGCCGCCCGCGAGAAGGGCATCATCGCCTTCGGCAACGTCAACGACATGAACAAGGAGGAGAACGGCACGGACGTGGTCGTGACCTCCGCCCTGTGGGACATGACCGCCGCCATCGGCCACGCCATCGAGCGCGTCAAGGCCGGGACCTTCGCCGCCGAGGACTACCGCGAGTGGACCATGATGGCCAAGGGCGGCGCGGCCCTGGCGCCCTACTACGAGTTCGATGAGCGCATCCCCGCCGGGGTCAAGGCCGAGGTGGAGAAGATCAAGGCCGCCATCCTGGCTGGCGAGATGGTCATCACCATCAACGACGAAGAGCCCAAGTCCACCTTCTAG